CTAAGGACAGGAAAAGATTGTTTGGGAGCTTCTTTCAGTGAAGGACTAAGCAGCACATAATCatgttatttttactgtctCTGTCTTAACCCCCCTCTTCCTAGGTTAaaggagttttgttttgtgttttcttggcAACAGTAAATTTGCAAAGCTCCCACTGACAGGCAAAACAATGGCATTTTATATGTTCAGTGCAAGGTGCTTCCCACATAAGGCATTCCAAGGAAATAGTTATATGGGAATAGATACCTTTGTGGACTGAAGCCATAAAAGGTAGTCAGAAATTGGGCTAGCCAGTACCTGTCATGCTGACTAGCTCTTCTCATTGTTTCCTTGTACTttctcatttgccttttttttttttttttccactcttgtAAGTACATTCTTGGGAAAGAACTGTCATTCTGTTCTGTATGTCATCAGTAAAAAACCTAACGCTAACATAATTGTTGAGAAAGCCAGGGTGCTGATTTTGTTGAAAGACTAAGCATGTAAAAATGCACAGTGAAGATTAATTACCTTAAGTTCGCTTCTGCAGCGATACCCTGAAGGGAAAGTTTTCAGTCAGTTCATACATGAGAACATGAGGAATCCAACACTGGAATGTTTTGCTCTTAGTTGTGTAATGGGATTCCAAACTTTACATTTCATCTTCATGCCCTCTCCAAAGGATGGCAAAGCTGACCTAGAGGCTCCACACTATTCCTGTGCAgtttgcaaaaaggaaaaaacaaacggtggcatttctgctttctctttgctcCTGTCCCTTTAGAAAATATACTCCACCATAATGGCACTATAAAACCAGCACATTTTTCCAGGGATAACAGGaacagcagggacaggagaggAAGCAGTGCAGCTTCATGTAGCAGTCACCACATTCCCACTTGAATTCATAGGCTCTTGAGACACTGTGACCCGCCCTATTCTCCTGGACTTCCTTGCTTTTTGCTGATGCAAGGCACTGTCTTGACTCAAAATTGAGCATATATAATCCTCAAACCTCCAAAGAACCCTGCTACAGATTAACTGAGTTTGAAAAACTGCTGTAATTTGTTCTGATGCCAAAGTAATCTTTGTATCACACCTCACTCCTtgaaaaatgctacttttattGATGAGTCAATGGTTGAATAGTATAAGTATTAGACCAATCTTATCCATCATAATGCATTACATCAGTTAGCTTTCTGGCCTCAGGAAATGTGGGAGCAAATGACCAAAACAGCTTCATTCACAGTTGTGCACACAAATCACATGGATTACAGTCTAAACACGTCACAGTTTAGTGATGGGTTATGAAATTTCATCATGGGATTTCAGGTATATTGGCTTAGAAATCTTCCTCAACTTTTCCTGCTGTCGAAATGTACGGCCCTGTTTATGGGCAAGACCCATAGGAGGAAGATgaatctggaaaagaaaatcccatCAGTTAGTTGCAAATGGAGAAActaccaaaaaacaaacaaacaaacaaacaaacaaacaaacaaaccaccaccaaacaaaATAGCATATATACAGACTAGATTTCTTTGAGctttaaatacttttctcaCACTTTGAAGAGAGTAACTGCACTGTCTTAAACCAGGTTTTTAGATTTCTAGGCAGAGAACTCTCTGAAGTTAGTAGCATGACATTGAGGccttaaatgttgtttttattaaaatcctATATATTTTAAGCTTTAGTAACTCTGTTCTGCAGTTTGAGATGTTGAAATATGACTGCTGGCAATACTCCAGAACAGCAAGACCCAGAAAACCCTATATATTTCTCATACCCAGCTAGCAAGCCACAAAATAACCCCAAGCTGTATGTATTGAAAGACTGCCTTCTTATTGTCACAATTATATATACTATATTCAGATGAACACTCAATGTCATTGATTCTACAAGCAGAAGGCTCAATAGGTgacagttttttcttttgattgaCAGAGTCTTTATACTTTTTAAGACTGGGAGTAGGAGTCATGCAGCTACATCCCCCCATAAGCAATTGAAAAAATGTAGGTGTTACCAGTCAGATGCTATTGTTGCTGAAGCTATCACCCTTTAAGACAGTTGTTTAGGTGCAAACAGTAGTAAAATTACTGACTAAACCAGCAACAGACATTTCTAGAATCTGAAAAACAACTATCATCCAGTTTATGCGAGAGTGATGATATAGAACTGATCCCTTAAGATTtagaagctgctgcagagcttaTGTTTTGATGCCTGTTTCTTGGAGCACACCTTGCCAGATGTGCATTGTTGTTCTGTATTCTGGAGCAAAAGAGTGAGCCATATATGAAAGAGATGCTAAAAATGCCTATTCTAGGCAAGCATCCGATGAAGATAGAGATTAATTTGTACCATGTCCAGCTTGATAATGAAACTATAGATGTGAAAATGCAAACTAATTAACAGGAGTAGGAAGGAAGTCTCTGTGGGATACAGCGTAAGGTAATACAGATATGACTGGACGATGCGGAACCTATACTGCATGGTGCAATAGAAGATACTGTTACAACTTCCAGCAGTTTTCACTAATCTAAGGCAGGTTTTTCTCTAGGAACAGGTGAAAAGAATCAGCAAGATAGGAAGCTGTTTTTATAAGACCTGATTTATGTCAGGGAGAACAATTACAAGTAGTGTAAGCTATGAAAATTATTACATCTATGGCAGAAGtaatgtaatgaaatatttagagtctgttttattctattttcatTATGTGGAAAGATGATCAAATGGATTTGATTctgttaccattttttttatGAGTCATTGGTCAGTCAAGGCTGCCTAAATAGTCACAGTCCCTGGAAGTTTAACTCAGACAACTACATTTATGTTTTGACTCCCTGAGTAGAAATTAGCCAACTTAAAGCgagaaaagagatggagaatGTTTCAATGTACAGTTAGCTTATTTGGTTCTCATTTAGCATAGTGTTTAAATACAAgcttatttaaaatgcagtgtgCTGACACTAGTATGAACTTATAATTTTATTGTCAAGTGAGAGCTAAGTGGGTACTGATGAAGTCTTTGTGAATAGATTTATACTCACAGGTCTTGGGTAGGGGATGTTATAATGAAGTCCAATTTCTATTCTTGCCTCACATTCTTCTATGCACTGCTTAATCAACTTTGGATCTGTTACCTAAGATAATTCagagttaaatatatatatatatatatatatatttttgtacaaCAACTAGCAGTTGGAAACTCAAG
This Oxyura jamaicensis isolate SHBP4307 breed ruddy duck chromosome 14, BPBGC_Ojam_1.0, whole genome shotgun sequence DNA region includes the following protein-coding sequences:
- the LYRM1 gene encoding LYR motif-containing protein 1, yielding MTPVTRQEVLGLYRKIFRIAKKWQSASGQVEETLKEKDYIKKEAKTLFRKNKDVTDPKLIKQCIEECEARIEIGLHYNIPYPRPIHLPPMGLAHKQGRTFRQQEKLRKISKPIYLKSHDEIS